DNA from Chrysemys picta bellii isolate R12L10 chromosome 13, ASM1138683v2, whole genome shotgun sequence:
AGAGACACTAGTCCCAACATGCCACCTAGAACTGACATGGAATCCAGAAGTACTGGTTACTTGTCTCCAGCTCTGACCCACAGAACAGCTTTTTATCTCAGAgcaaggaatagaatccaggagtcttgGCATTTCCTCCATTTGGAGGCCAGACAACGATCCAGTTCAGCCCCTGTGCCTCTTTGCGTCAAGCTCAATCAACTTGGTAAATTTCCAAAGCCTATTCAGTTTGAGTGGCTAAAAAGaaacataaacaaaatgaaaaactcCAGGAACTTATTAATTATTCCCCTTGAGACTGAAATCTCAAATCTCCAAAGCAGCAAGTATCTTAATCTGGTTCAGTAAAGCTCCGGGGGCTTTCAGTGAGTCTTCGATCCTAGCACCAGTCTTGGTGCATGGGTCAGATGGGATATAAGGGGAAGATTTCTGCGGCTGTCTACTCTTTGGAAtcaaatccccttccccagccagtcaGGAAAACAATGACCAGCTATGAGATGTGACTTCCCCTGACAAGCCTTAATTGTTTGGAGGCCGCCGACTCTGAGATCATCAGCACACAGGCTGAGGTCATGACTTTTGTTGTTCAAAATCTGCAATGTAGAATTAGCAATTGGCATTGTTATTGCAGAGTGGAAGTGAGTGTTGGGAGCAGTTCAGATATTGGCTTAGGATTTAGAAGTACCTAACTGAGTTAGGAAGAGAACAGTTCACTGAGCCTTTACCACTAACCTTTGTAACACTAGCTCTGTCTGACCAAGCATCTCCTATggcagctgctttgtgctgctctgatCTAAAGGTTTTATCTCGGAAGCAAGGTGGAGCTAGGAAGCAAAAATTAGAAAAAGACGAGGGAAATGCCGAAAAACCTGACAGGATTCCCTGTTCTACCTCCCTTattcccctttgaaaatccagacTGAGAGAGGAAGAGAGTTACCTGGGGTCCCAGAAGGTGTCCTTGGCAGTATAGAAATTGAACCCAATGCCAGTACTCTACACAGTAAGTCGGCCTCTCCCCATGGTGCACAGCACCACGGCCCTCTCCTTTAAGGAGGAGATCTTGAAAGCTGGCTGGCTTTCTTTGGCAAAATATATTTCTCTGCAGAAAAATTACATTTCCTCAAAACTCAAACCTGGAGATAATGAAAAAGTAAAGGGATACTATTTGGGGAGTGGTGTGAGATTGAAAGaagcatggcctagtggagagAGCAAGGGACCAGGACTGCAGAACTTAGTCCTATGCCTGGTTCCTTCAGTGCACTGCTGGGTAAGCGTGTGCAACCTCTCTGAGCCATTTACAACTGCAGAACTGAGGCTCATAGCAACCTCCTTTAAAAATCACTTTGAGCTCTGTAGATGAAAACAACTCGATGCTCATGGTATTATTCATATTTAcagttttaaaagttttttggttgacccccaagaaaaaaaagaatcaaatatAAAATTCAGTCTGAATATAAAATTTGCAAAAACTAATTGTTTAGAAATTAATTGAAAATTGGCATTTAAACACCAATggcatgaaaattttcattttccttccttttttaattTAACCATGAATAATTAGATATATTGACTATTTCATAGATGTGTTTTATtgggaacattttttttaaatctgttctagagattttcaaaaatgttaatgGGAGCTCAGAATCCATAATCCCACAGCAGTTTTGAATATTTAATCAGGGATTCATAGACAGAAATCTTTTTATGTTCACAGCTTTCAAATGCATGTGTTTAAAATTATGCACCACAATCCATAGGCATCTAAATAAAGTGACTGGCTTTATTTCAGATGCAGTGAGCACATGCAATTACTTCTAAAGACAATTAGAGTTAGTTCCTTCCCTTCTTGTAACCAAGGGCACACACTGGGCATGTGAATCCTCTAAATAAGTGGTTCTCCAGTTTTCCATTCCAACTCTTCAGTCTAAACGAGGAACTACATGGGACCTCCTTGCCACATATGAATATGGGAAGGGCATTCTGGTTGTCATGAATGCCTGACAATTTCATATGACCCCcacattgagaaccactggactctCAGAAGCTCTACCTAAGAGCACTCCCTGCAACTCACATTATTCCCAACCATGACCCTCTAGACCCCATGGATGTGTGCAACATGAGGGCTGCAGGGAAATGAATAGAGAAAGTGGCTAGGCAAAGGCTTGATTTCGTAGGTAGGCTGCTCCTTTTCACTCCCAATGATCCCAAAACTCAGGATGACAACTGGTGTAGTTCATAGGGTCTGCTGTAGCAGGGATGCCCTGCACTGAGGATGACTGAATTTAGTAAACTAAGATAATTATTAAACAAAATGTCTGTTAAAAAGCATTAATATTGACTTAATACTAGTAATTCAAGGAGGGAATAGTAAGAACTTCTTCATACTAATTATTACAGTTTTCTCTCTAGACATGTTTTGAAGCTAGTAAATGGAACAGCAGAACGTCAGTTCCACAGTGACAGAATTTGTCCTCTTGGGCCTCACCCAGAATCCTGAGCTGCAGCGATGCCTCTTCATCGTCTTCTTCATAATCTACCTGACAACGTGGTTGGGAAACTTCACCATCATCACCACTGTAATCACCAGCCACCGGCTCCATACCCCGATGTACTTCCTGCTGGCCAACTTGGCTTTCCTAGATGTCAGTGACTCATCAGTCAATGCTCCAAAATTGCTGTTGGGTCTCCTCTCCCAGCACAGAACCATCTCATTCAATGAGTGCATCCTCCAAATGTTCTTATTCCACTTCATCGCCGGTGCTATGGTTGTTGTCCTTGTGGACAACCATGTTGCCTGCTGATCGGTACGTAGCCATCTATAAACCACTGCGGTACTTGACTATCATGAACCGTGGTGTGTGCatggggctggtggcaggggcaTGGCTGAGTGGATTGGCTCACTCTGCTGTTCAGATTGGATTGATCCTCCAGTTGCCTTTCTGTGGTCCAAATATCCTTGACAATTTCTACTGTGATGTCCCACAAGTCATGAAACTGCCCTGCACGGACACCTACGTGGTCGAGCTTCTGATGGTTTCCAATGGTGGGATGCTTGTCATAGTAATGTTCATCATCCTTCTCATTTCCTATACCATCATCCTTGTCAAGATAAATaaacatgttacagatgggaagcGCAAAGCTCTGTCTACCTGTGGATCCCAGATGACAGTTGTGTGTTTACAAGTCATACCCTGCATCTTCATCTATGCTCGGCCCTACCGGACATTGCCCATGGACAAGTTGGCTTCAATCATTTACACTGTAATCACCCCAATGCTGAACCCAATGATCTACACGCTGAGAAACGCTGAGATGAAAAAAGCCATCAGGAGACAGATGAGTAGAATTCTGTCCTGGGGGAAGAAACTCTAAAGACAGAATGTATCTTGAATTATCTTTTTTTTCAATTATGTTATTATTGTCCTCAATGAACTTTCCATCAGACTTTTAATAATCCATATCTTTAATCCCtatttttgacatttaaaaaaatcatgttggTCAACCTCTTAGCATGAAGTTTGTACTCATTATGTTCAAATTCCAAATGTGGAAATGATTCAATACATACTCTACTTGACctcaattcatagaatcatagaatatttgggttggaagggacctcaggaggtcatctagtccaaccccctgttcaaagcaggaccaatcccaactaaatgaATTAATGGATCTCTACCTTTTTCCCCATTAGAAGGTTTCCTCATACTTTATTTCCCTTTGCCATTAATGTTGGTGGATCTATCCTTCTACAAACATGAGCTATTACATATCTTGTTAGCAGAAGTAATTGTGTTATCAGTGTTCCCTAACCATTTTTGGACAATAGTTCTGGGTTCTATAGGTGGCCTACCTTTAGTATTCTTGAGAAATCTGTTTAATTTGTCAAAAATATTGTCTAATTTCTGTACTATTATCTTAATGCAATCCCAGCATATATGCCTTCACACCTTTTCTAGCCATTATGTTTCCCTTTCTTATACATTTTCCTGAGCTTAAGTGGACTGACTTAGCATTGATGAAGTATTTTATAATACTTTTCCTGAATAGTTGCAAATATAAATATGTGTTTAGCTTTCTCTAGATGTTGTCCAGTCTTCCAAGTGATATCTGCTTTTAGAtactttctccatttttttcaTAAATGTGCTCTTCTCTTCTAGATACATCAGTAACAATATAAAAGGTGGGGTCTCACATTTCATAGCTTCTGTCAGCTGAGCCCCTTGCACACATCAGGGGTTCCTtgctttcctcctttccccccaccagctccctgtgtgccaccctcTCATCCCCCTCTGTTTCATGGACTAAATAACTACTTTGCACAAAGGGTATGCAATGCATcaatgtttaatttattttaattttgctaaattgaaaataatttataccaatataattatTCATATGGAACAAGAAATAGTTTCCAGCCATTTTATATTCATGCAATGTTAAGTTAAGAAAATTGTAAGTTTTACATAACATGAAAATATATAAACGACCTTAcagggtcaaaccaatggtccatctagtccagtatcctgtcttctgacagtggccgatgTCAGGTACTTCaaaggtaatgaacagaacagggaaattattgaTTGATCCATCCCCGGCAGTCATCCAGTCCCATCcactggcagtcagaggcttagggacacccagaccatTGAGTTGTATCCCtcaccatcttagctaatagtcatggatggatttatcctccatgaacttatctgattctttttttatattttacgacttcacaacatcccctgacaactaATTCCACAAATTGATggagcattgtgtgaagaagtacttccttttttgttttaaaaatgctgtcTATTATTTTCATTGGGTGAGCGCTGGTTCTTGTGTAATGTGAAGGGGtagataacacttccttattcactttctccgcacCTGTCACAatgttatagacctctatcatatcccatttagtcatttcttttccaagatgaaaaatcccagtcttttaaatctagcTTCATATAAAAGCTGTTCTATTCCCTTAATCatgtgtgggcataccatggatttatatagtggcattatgatattttctgtcttattatctatccctttcctaatggttcctaaaattCTCTTTGGATTTTTTGACTGCACCTGCACATTGAgatgttttcggagaactatTCATAATGACTctaaggtctctttcttgagtggtaacacctaatttaaagcccatcattttgtatgtatatttgggtttatgtccaatgtgcattactttgcatttattgacattttatttcatttgccattttgttgcccagtcacccagttttgtgagatccctttgtaacttttcacaatctgctttgaacttaactatcttgagcaattttgtatcatcttcaaatgttgccacctcattgtttatccattttttccagatcatttatgagtaagttgaacagcactggtctcaaTACatatccctgggggacaccactatttacctctttccattcttagaactgaccatttattcctaccctttgttttcagtctttTAATCaattactgattcatgagagaaCTTTCTCTCTTATGCTCTGACTGCTTATTTTGAATaggagcctttgatgagggacattgtcaaaggttttctgaaaggcCAGGTACACTGGATAACCGTTATTCATATGTAATTCTAGCAGAGGAGAGAGTAGAAACCAGATCAACCGAATGGGCCAAATTTATCGCAGGAAGAAATCCAAAGATTTCCAATGAGAGGCATTAGGAATGGGAACAAAGGGATTTGTGGCAGAATCTGGAACTATACAGTGTACTCCTGCACCAGGATGTGAACTATGACTAGGATTTTCAGAACAGCTTAAGGAAATTATGTGCCCAACTCCAATCAACTACCCAAGGGAATTTATGTACATAACTCCATTAGATCTCTTTGAATATCCCATCCTTAATACACAAATATTACTGTCATTTGCCCTGTTGTCCCTTCCATCACCCAAATCAGCCAGATCATTCAGCATGGGACTAAAGTCTTACATTTTTCATTTGGAATGCATAGAAGCCCAGGTAGCAGCTGTACAATATTTTCCCACTCACTTGAAATGTGCTCAAATACCAACACCCTAGTGCAAGCCCAAATCTGTAAACCTGGACTCTGAGATCTGGGTTTTTCTTTGCCATGAAGACATAATCTCTGTCTATCTAATCATGGTATTCTGTCTGCATTTGACTACATCTACATGGAATgccaggtcagtgtatgtgatgACACTTCTCCATTTACACAAAGGTTATAATGAAATGACCCCTCACAAATATCTTACCCCAGTGATTATGTCACTACTGAGTTTATCCTGGAGCCCTTGGGCAGAAACTCATCAGCATTAAGCATGGATGTCAATGGAGCGACTGTGCATAGGTCAAGCTGAGCTGGAAGTTAAACACTAACGGGCCTTCCACTCATCTTCTCCAGGATTCCTTTAGCCATATTTGGATCCTTGTGTGTATTAACCATTTGCCAAATCTGGATCCCGTCAAAAGGAGAGGTTAAATCCTAGGGACAAAAATAGGATAAAATGTTGACCTCATTTTCCCAAATCAGATTGTCTTTAGGACACATGTCAAAACCCTGCTCCTCCAGAAAGCCTTTCCATCCTAGGGAAAAAATGCCATGGTTTTGATGTATGTCTTTTGGTACAAAATAATAAAAGGATGCATATTCAAGGCTCCAGGCACAATTATTAACCATCAATAACACAATAAAATCATAGATGCATTAACATAATAATCTGTGTTTTTGTGGGGAACAAACCTTCTTCTCCCTCAGAAAACCCCATTAAAGAGATGACATATGGGTAGACTAGGAAATAACAAAACATTGACTACTGCATGTAACTAATCATTCCTATTCCCCAAGTATATCTACCCCTAGAAAACTAAACATCTGGAACAATGAgaccaatcaatcaatcaattgcTAAAACAAACACAATCAGATAAGTCAAACTATAAAATGCCCAAAATCTCCATCCCCAAAAAGAGCTTTTTAACCCCCAAAAGAAGAACCAGATGGTCCATAAAGTCCACTAGAGACTTCCTCATTCTATTGATTTTGTGTGGAAAGTGCTTAGGTAGGGTGACGATGGATTGCAGTATAAAACTCTAAAAAACCACACAGAtagattttgattttatttacatttgtggAATCCtaaatataaaaacataagaacagccatactgggtcagaccaaaggtccatctagcccagtttcctgtcttcctacagtggccaatggcaggtgccccagaagcaatgaacagaacaagtaatcatcaagtcatccaacacctgttgctcattcccagcttctggcaaacagaggctagggacaccactcctgcccatcctggctaatagccattgatggacctatcctccatgaatttatctagttcttttttgaaccctgttatagtcttggccttcacaccatcctctggcaaagagttccacaggttgatagTGTGTTGTTTAAAGTGCTTTGTCTTTAGCACACATGTCAAAATCTTATTCCTCCAAAAAGCCTTTCCACCCTAAAGAAACTGATTAACTTCAGTGGTGTtagtctgtttttttgtttgtttgtttgtttgttttgctgggATTTTTTACCACTGTAAAAGTAGCATTTTGCATAAACAGATTACGCACCATGTTCTCATGGACGCAACATTTTCACCCATTGATTAGATTAATTAGGAAACAGAATTTAACCATGGTCATGAGAACCAGATGGACATTTTATTTTTCGTGAATAACCTCCCCTCAGTCAGTTTCTTCAGAGCAGATTTGATCTCATtattcctcatgctgtagatgattGGGTTCATCATGGAAGGCACCACAGCATAGAGAACACCCACCAGAAGATCCAGACCTGATGGAGAACTGGAGGcgggtttcaggtaggcaaaggTCCCAGTGCAAAGTAACaaggagaccacaatgaggtgaggaaAGCATGTGGAGAAtgctttatgccggccctgctcagaaggGATTCTCAGCACTGTGGTGAAAATCTGAGCATAAGACACTACTATTAAAACAAAAAGGCTTAATCCTAAAAGTGCATTAAAGGCAATAATCCCAACTTCACTGAGATATgagtcagagcaggcgagcttgaggagttgggggatttcacagaagaactgatccacaaTGTTACCTCTACAGAATGATATTGCAAATGTGTTCCCAGTGTGCAAAGCAGAATTGAGAAGaccactgatccaggcactggctgccatttggacacaagctcccCTGTTCATTACAGTCTCATAGTGCAGCGGTTTGCAGATGGCCACATATCGGTCGTATGCCATGACAGTGAGTAGGGCAAAGTCTGCTGaagtgaagaagaagaagagaaagacTTGGCTGACACATCCAGCATAAGAAATAGATCTGGTGTTCAATAGGGAATTGGCCATGGACTTGGGGACAGTGACGGAGATGGATCCAATGTCTAAGATGGAcaaattcatcaggaagaagtacaagGGGGTGTGAAGGTGGCGGTCAAGGGATACTACTGTCATTACAAGGATATTCCCTGTCAGGGCCATCAGGTAAATCCcaagaaacaccacaaagtgcaaaatctgcagctcccgaaccTTAGAAAATCCCAAGAGAAGGAACTCATTCACAGTGGTGTGATTGTACATTTTCCTACTCAATTCATCGTGTGCTGCCTGTGGAAAGAAGGACAAGGACAATGGTGAGGCTAAAGCACTCCAGCTTCCTCACCTCTGACAACCACTCTAGTCGTCAGGCATATTATCACACCAATCATTAGAGTAGCTCTAATGAAACGAATACATGGAGTACCTGCTTGTTTGCTGACTCCTTGGGGAGACCTGTACagaggaacataagaac
Protein-coding regions in this window:
- the LOC135975123 gene encoding olfactory receptor 14A16-like, which encodes MYNHTTVNEFLLLGFSKVRELQILHFVVFLGIYLMALTGNILVMTVVSLDRHLHTPLYFFLMNLSILDIGSISVTVPKSMANSLLNTRSISYAGCVSQVFLFFFFTSADFALLTVMAYDRYVAICKPLHYETVMNRGACVQMAASAWISGLLNSALHTGNTFAISFCRGNIVDQFFCEIPQLLKLACSDSYLSEVGIIAFNALLGLSLFVLIVVSYAQIFTTVLRIPSEQGRHKAFSTCFPHLIVVSLLLCTGTFAYLKPASSSPSGLDLLVGVLYAVVPSMMNPIIYSMRNNEIKSALKKLTEGRLFTKNKMSIWFS